The following proteins are encoded in a genomic region of Galbibacter sp. BG1:
- the mtaB gene encoding tRNA (N(6)-L-threonylcarbamoyladenosine(37)-C(2))-methylthiotransferase MtaB → MEKKKVAFYTLGCKLNFSETSTIARNFTEEGFDRVEFSEKADIYVINTCSVTENADKRFKSIVKQAQKVNPDAFVAAIGCYAQLKPEELADVHGVDLVLGATEKFKITDYLNDLSKNDFGEVHSCEIEEADFYVGSYSIGDRTRAFLKVQDGCDYKCTYCTIPLARGISRSDTLGNVLQNAKEISEQGIKEIVLTGVNIGDYGKGEFGNKKHEHTFNELVTALDDVEGIERLRISSIEPNLLKNETIDYVAKSRTFVPHFHVPLQSGSNYILGQMRRRYKRELYVDRVTRIKEVMPHACIGVDVIVGFPGETDEHFLETYNFLNELDISYLHVFTYSERDNTVAAEMEGVVPNKVRAKRSKMLRGLSAKKRRAFYESQLNTNRTVLFEGENKEGYIHGFTENYVKVKAPWDPALVNTLHKVKLTKIDEDGLVRLEFVEEEHTVAV, encoded by the coding sequence ATGGAAAAAAAGAAAGTAGCATTTTATACTTTAGGTTGTAAGCTTAATTTTTCTGAAACCTCCACGATTGCTCGTAATTTTACCGAGGAAGGATTCGATCGTGTTGAATTTTCAGAAAAAGCAGATATTTATGTAATCAATACATGTTCGGTTACAGAAAATGCGGATAAGCGGTTTAAATCTATTGTAAAACAAGCGCAAAAAGTTAATCCAGATGCTTTTGTGGCAGCCATCGGTTGTTATGCGCAATTGAAACCGGAGGAGTTGGCAGATGTTCATGGGGTGGATTTGGTTTTAGGGGCTACTGAAAAATTTAAGATTACCGATTATTTAAACGATCTTTCCAAAAACGATTTTGGGGAAGTTCATAGTTGCGAAATCGAGGAAGCCGATTTTTACGTGGGAAGTTACTCCATTGGAGATCGTACCCGTGCGTTTTTAAAAGTGCAAGACGGTTGCGATTATAAATGTACTTACTGCACTATTCCCTTGGCGAGAGGGATTTCGCGAAGCGATACTCTAGGGAATGTGCTCCAGAATGCCAAGGAAATATCAGAACAGGGAATTAAAGAAATTGTTCTTACAGGTGTTAATATTGGCGATTATGGAAAAGGGGAGTTCGGGAATAAAAAACACGAGCATACTTTTAACGAGTTGGTAACAGCTTTAGATGACGTAGAGGGAATCGAAAGACTTCGGATTTCTTCCATTGAACCTAATTTGCTAAAAAACGAGACCATCGATTATGTAGCAAAAAGTAGAACTTTTGTGCCTCATTTTCATGTACCCTTGCAAAGTGGCAGTAATTATATTTTAGGGCAAATGCGCAGGAGGTACAAAAGAGAGTTGTACGTAGATCGTGTAACCCGAATAAAAGAAGTGATGCCCCATGCGTGCATTGGTGTAGATGTAATAGTTGGCTTCCCTGGGGAAACGGACGAACATTTCTTGGAAACTTATAACTTCTTAAACGAACTTGATATTTCTTATCTACATGTATTTACTTATTCTGAAAGGGATAACACGGTAGCCGCAGAAATGGAGGGAGTTGTACCAAATAAAGTAAGGGCGAAACGCAGTAAGATGCTTAGAGGTCTATCGGCTAAAAAGCGAAGAGCTTTTTACGAGAGTCAGCTTAATACCAATAGAACTGTTCTTTTTGAAGGGGAGAATAAAGAAGGGTATATCCATGGATTTACAGAGAATTACGTGAAAGTTAAAGCTCCATGGGACCCTGCATTGGTAAATACACTTCACAAGGTAAAGCTCACTAAAATTGACGAGGATGGCTTGGTACGATTGGAATTTGTGGAAGAAGAGCACACTGTTGCTGTATAA
- a CDS encoding glycosyltransferase family 2 protein: MDISVVIPLLNEQESLKELHDWIVAVMQSNRFSYEIIFIDDGSTDNSWATIQNLSAKNTNVKAIRFLRNFGKSQALHAGFEMAQGEVVITMDADLQDNPEEIPAIYHQLNENKLDLVSGWKKVRYDSVISKNMPSKLFNWAARKTSGVQLNDFNCGLKAYRKQVIKTIDVHGEMHRYIPVLAKNAGFSRIEEKVVKHQARKYGTTKFGMERFINGFLDLITIWFISKFGKQPMHLFGALGVLMFIIGFCFAIYLGIDKLFFTPYGRLITQRPQFYISLTAMIIGTQLFIAGFIGELVLRSKKQEKRYKVLETITPKVSAKTLESTK, encoded by the coding sequence ATGGATATATCAGTAGTAATACCACTACTCAACGAACAAGAGTCTTTAAAAGAATTACACGATTGGATTGTAGCAGTGATGCAATCCAATCGTTTTTCTTATGAAATTATTTTTATAGACGATGGGAGCACCGACAATTCCTGGGCGACTATTCAAAATCTTTCTGCAAAAAACACAAATGTAAAGGCCATTCGCTTTCTTAGAAATTTTGGAAAATCGCAAGCCTTGCATGCCGGCTTCGAAATGGCTCAAGGTGAGGTGGTAATTACCATGGACGCCGATCTCCAGGATAATCCGGAGGAAATTCCAGCTATTTACCATCAACTTAACGAAAACAAGCTAGATCTGGTTTCAGGGTGGAAAAAAGTGCGGTACGATTCGGTGATTTCCAAAAATATGCCCTCCAAATTATTTAACTGGGCGGCACGAAAAACTTCAGGGGTTCAATTAAACGACTTCAATTGTGGACTCAAGGCTTACCGAAAGCAGGTTATAAAAACCATCGATGTACATGGCGAAATGCATCGCTACATTCCAGTTTTGGCAAAAAATGCGGGATTTAGCCGTATTGAAGAAAAAGTGGTAAAGCATCAGGCCCGAAAATATGGCACCACTAAATTCGGCATGGAGCGTTTTATAAACGGTTTTCTAGACCTAATTACCATTTGGTTTATATCCAAATTTGGCAAACAGCCCATGCATTTGTTTGGTGCTCTTGGGGTGCTTATGTTTATTATTGGCTTTTGCTTTGCCATTTACCTCGGCATAGACAAATTATTTTTCACCCCTTATGGTCGCCTTATAACACAACGGCCCCAATTTTATATCTCTTTAACCGCTATGATTATCGGTACGCAACTATTTATCGCGGGATTTATTGGAGAGCTGGTTTTACGGTCTAAAAAACAAGAAAAGCGTTATAAAGTTCTGGAAACCATCACGCCTAAAGTTTCAGCTAAAACTTTAGAGTCCACCAAATAA
- a CDS encoding GNAT family N-acetyltransferase: MNEVVINDNEFLRQFETKIDGKLAKIEYASQERKVFLTKLVIPEEVTDPDFKDEFITTVLKHIEGKNLSVVPTSPQIAGFLRKHKEFKDLLPVGIRI; the protein is encoded by the coding sequence ATGAATGAAGTAGTAATTAATGACAATGAGTTTTTACGTCAATTCGAAACAAAAATTGATGGTAAGCTAGCAAAAATTGAGTATGCCTCTCAAGAGCGAAAAGTTTTTTTAACAAAACTCGTTATTCCAGAGGAGGTTACAGATCCTGACTTCAAAGATGAATTCATCACAACTGTTTTGAAACATATTGAAGGTAAAAATTTAAGTGTAGTTCCTACCAGCCCCCAAATTGCCGGTTTTCTTAGAAAACACAAAGAATTTAAAGATTTATTACCTGTAGGAATTAGAATCTAA
- a CDS encoding helix-turn-helix domain-containing protein — translation MALTNDIPVKNKISNYSDLKIAPFDPAKKKTKPHRHNKYFEIVYLSKAEGFHYIDDEAYKIEAPTFFFVKKDAVHHWDITNEPEGYVIIFKEAFLENTTDKTLNSLLFQLINYYEERCEDPFLVENLFSLLVAESNKSLRPNKHYFEGLLKALLSQINKNLDFKNLSKPDEFLKLLTDSPVNNVGFYADKLGVTNQKLNQLCKEHFSKTTTEMIAYQINKEAKRLLRFSSKSVSEIAFTLHFKDTSHFVRYFKKHNETTPLKFRNTPNKPL, via the coding sequence ATGGCGTTGACGAATGATATTCCGGTAAAAAATAAAATTAGCAATTACTCTGATCTAAAAATAGCTCCTTTTGATCCAGCCAAAAAGAAGACTAAACCACATCGCCATAATAAATATTTCGAAATTGTTTATTTAAGTAAAGCAGAAGGATTTCACTACATAGATGATGAAGCTTACAAAATTGAAGCGCCTACGTTTTTCTTTGTAAAAAAAGATGCCGTGCACCATTGGGATATTACCAACGAACCAGAAGGATATGTAATAATTTTTAAGGAAGCATTTTTAGAAAATACCACAGATAAAACACTTAACAGTTTGTTATTTCAGTTGATAAACTATTATGAGGAACGCTGTGAAGATCCTTTTTTGGTGGAGAATTTATTTAGTTTGTTGGTTGCAGAATCCAACAAAAGCCTCCGTCCCAATAAACATTACTTTGAAGGCTTGTTAAAAGCTTTGTTGTCTCAGATTAATAAAAATTTGGATTTTAAAAATTTGTCCAAACCAGATGAGTTTTTGAAATTACTAACAGATAGTCCAGTAAACAATGTAGGGTTTTACGCGGATAAACTAGGAGTGACTAACCAAAAACTCAATCAGTTGTGTAAAGAGCATTTCTCAAAAACCACTACTGAAATGATTGCTTATCAAATTAATAAAGAAGCAAAACGACTTTTGCGTTTTTCCTCAAAATCTGTTTCAGAGATAGCGTTTACCCTTCATTTTAAAGACACTTCACATTTTGTTAGATATTTTAAAAAGCACAACGAAACTACCCCGTTAAAATTCAGAAATACACCAAATAAGCCATTATAA
- the recN gene encoding DNA repair protein RecN encodes MLATLTIKNYALIDHLQVVFSEGFTTITGETGAGKSILLGGLSLVLGKRADLSSIKNSDEKCVIEASFKIENYNLESFFKASDLDFEKQTIIRREILPSGKSRAFINDTPVTLDVLTELGVQLIDIHSQHQTLQLTDNAFQFKVIDAVASNQKVLETYESELAVYHNIKRELKKLIDFQQEADKEYDYNSFLLQELQAANLKEGMLEELEATYEKLNNVEEIAENISHSQQILGEEQIGILSGLNELKTIFNKLSHFGNAYKELYSRVQSALIEMDDIHVEIQRMEEGLEADPQQLEETNNKLQIIYSLQKKHHVLEISELLAVQEELAEKVSKTESLESNIKQFQLKLLEQEKQLDTLATKLHKNREKAVPALKKHLENVLSFLGMPNAQFKIELNPTSKYFSNGKDELHFLFSANKGGSFNELRKVASGGELSRIMLAIKSLLAQYMHLPTIMFDEIDTGVSGEISNKMGEIMQQMSSSMQVFTITHLPQVAAKGDVQFKVFKEDKKGVTSSQMKELSTEERVQEIAEMLGGKDVSNAAKMHAKELLVQKK; translated from the coding sequence TTGTTAGCAACACTTACTATTAAAAATTATGCATTAATAGATCACCTTCAAGTTGTTTTTTCTGAAGGGTTTACCACTATAACCGGAGAAACTGGAGCGGGAAAATCCATATTGTTGGGTGGACTTTCTTTGGTGCTAGGGAAGAGGGCAGATTTAAGCAGTATTAAAAATAGCGATGAAAAATGTGTTATTGAAGCCAGTTTTAAAATAGAAAACTACAATCTTGAATCATTTTTTAAAGCGTCGGATCTCGATTTTGAAAAACAGACCATTATAAGGAGGGAAATTTTACCAAGTGGAAAATCCCGTGCTTTTATTAATGATACCCCAGTAACCCTGGATGTATTAACCGAATTGGGCGTACAACTAATTGATATTCACTCCCAACACCAAACGTTGCAATTAACCGATAATGCTTTTCAGTTTAAAGTGATTGATGCGGTTGCCTCCAACCAGAAAGTGTTGGAAACGTATGAAAGTGAACTTGCAGTTTACCACAACATAAAAAGGGAACTCAAGAAGTTAATCGACTTTCAGCAAGAGGCCGATAAGGAATACGATTATAATTCTTTTTTATTGCAGGAATTGCAGGCTGCGAACCTAAAAGAGGGTATGCTGGAAGAGCTGGAAGCAACCTATGAAAAACTTAATAATGTTGAGGAAATTGCAGAAAACATTTCTCATTCGCAACAAATTTTAGGGGAAGAACAAATAGGCATTTTAAGCGGACTCAACGAACTAAAAACTATTTTCAATAAACTTTCCCATTTCGGGAATGCGTATAAGGAACTTTATAGTAGAGTACAATCTGCTTTAATCGAGATGGACGACATCCATGTGGAAATTCAGCGCATGGAAGAAGGTCTAGAGGCCGACCCACAGCAGTTGGAAGAAACCAACAACAAGCTTCAAATAATTTATAGTCTTCAAAAGAAACATCATGTTCTGGAAATTTCAGAATTATTGGCCGTTCAAGAAGAGTTGGCAGAAAAAGTGTCTAAAACGGAAAGCTTAGAGAGCAATATTAAGCAATTTCAGCTCAAATTACTGGAGCAGGAGAAGCAATTGGATACGCTTGCCACCAAGCTTCATAAAAATAGGGAAAAGGCCGTTCCAGCACTGAAAAAACACTTGGAAAATGTACTTTCTTTTTTAGGGATGCCAAATGCGCAATTTAAAATTGAATTGAACCCCACGAGCAAGTATTTTTCAAACGGAAAAGACGAGCTTCACTTTTTATTTTCAGCAAATAAAGGAGGGAGTTTTAACGAATTGCGAAAAGTGGCCTCGGGGGGTGAACTTTCCAGAATTATGCTTGCCATAAAATCTTTGTTGGCACAATACATGCACTTGCCAACCATAATGTTCGATGAAATTGATACTGGTGTTTCTGGGGAGATATCCAATAAAATGGGAGAGATCATGCAACAAATGAGTAGCAGCATGCAGGTTTTTACCATAACCCATTTACCTCAGGTGGCGGCTAAAGGCGATGTGCAGTTCAAGGTCTTTAAGGAAGACAAGAAGGGCGTAACGTCTTCTCAAATGAAAGAATTATCCACTGAGGAACGTGTGCAGGAAATTGCAGAAATGTTGGGCGGTAAAGACGTATCCAATGCTGCCAAAATGCATGCTAAAGAACTTTTGGTTCAAAAAAAATAG
- a CDS encoding DUF4199 domain-containing protein yields MENTQPTTGKYALQYGLLLGGISVVFGLMLYFADMHYQQGIPTLVISLVIMLAVILIALKQFKKANGGYMTFGEALKIGIGLCLIGGIIGMLFNLLLSNVIDPDMVEKQLEIARAKMVDYGMTPEQIESQLEMSRKFSGPLIQAAFGLLGSIFFGFILTLVPALIMKKSKSEY; encoded by the coding sequence ATGGAAAACACACAACCAACAACAGGAAAATATGCTTTGCAATATGGGCTCTTATTGGGAGGAATAAGCGTAGTATTTGGACTCATGCTTTATTTTGCAGATATGCATTACCAACAGGGCATCCCTACATTAGTAATAAGCCTAGTTATTATGCTAGCAGTAATTTTAATTGCTTTAAAACAATTTAAAAAGGCCAATGGAGGTTATATGACTTTTGGTGAGGCCTTGAAAATCGGAATCGGGTTATGCCTTATTGGAGGTATTATAGGTATGCTATTTAATTTATTGCTCTCCAATGTTATCGATCCAGATATGGTTGAAAAACAACTGGAAATAGCGAGGGCCAAAATGGTAGACTACGGCATGACACCAGAACAAATTGAAAGTCAATTGGAAATGTCCAGAAAATTTTCTGGTCCGCTTATCCAGGCTGCTTTTGGATTGCTGGGAAGTATCTTTTTTGGTTTTATCTTGACGCTAGTTCCTGCTTTGATCATGAAAAAATCTAAAAGTGAATACTAA
- a CDS encoding lytic transglycosylase domain-containing protein, translated as MKRIKTIFILAGVVIVSAVFINAVQSTNTDAYKPVKKTTDKDSLSLLHDYNVYALKIPDGINFAGERVPVEDPDVKERLDRELLVNTYWQSNGLLLIKRANKYFPIIEPILKKNGVPDDLKYLAVIESGLTQAVSPAGATGFWQLMKGTAREYGLEVNDNVDERYHIKKSTEVACEYLKKAKERFGTWTMAAAAYNAGQFGMAKQLERQEIDGYYNVLLGEETGRYVFRILAIKEILSHPTEYGFNFEEDDLYTNIPVNEVSVDTAISDFPKFAKDYGITYKTLKIHNPWLRETNLNNASRKQYFIEIPKKGYYPPIK; from the coding sequence ATGAAGCGTATTAAAACCATATTTATTTTAGCAGGAGTTGTAATTGTGTCCGCTGTGTTTATCAACGCAGTGCAGTCTACCAATACAGATGCTTACAAACCAGTTAAAAAAACAACGGATAAAGATAGTTTAAGTCTATTGCATGACTACAACGTGTATGCATTAAAAATTCCCGATGGGATCAATTTTGCAGGGGAAAGAGTTCCTGTGGAAGATCCCGACGTGAAAGAACGCCTTGACCGGGAGCTTTTGGTAAATACCTATTGGCAGTCGAACGGACTTCTATTGATAAAGAGAGCCAATAAATACTTTCCTATTATCGAGCCTATTTTAAAAAAGAATGGTGTTCCAGACGATTTAAAATATTTGGCAGTTATAGAAAGTGGTTTAACACAAGCGGTTTCCCCGGCAGGAGCAACCGGTTTTTGGCAATTAATGAAAGGCACGGCAAGGGAATATGGTCTTGAGGTAAACGATAATGTCGATGAGCGTTACCATATCAAAAAATCTACGGAAGTAGCTTGCGAGTATCTAAAAAAGGCCAAGGAGCGTTTTGGGACATGGACGATGGCCGCCGCCGCCTATAATGCCGGACAATTTGGAATGGCCAAGCAATTGGAAAGACAGGAGATTGATGGATATTACAATGTGCTTTTGGGGGAAGAAACAGGGAGGTATGTTTTCCGAATTCTGGCCATAAAAGAGATTTTATCGCATCCTACGGAATATGGTTTTAATTTTGAAGAAGACGATTTATATACAAATATACCGGTTAATGAGGTAAGCGTAGATACGGCAATTTCCGATTTTCCGAAGTTTGCAAAAGACTACGGCATTACCTATAAAACCCTTAAAATACACAATCCTTGGTTGCGTGAGACCAATTTAAACAATGCCTCCAGAAAGCAATATTTTATAGAAATTCCCAAGAAAGGGTATTACCCGCCTATTAAATAA
- the cls gene encoding cardiolipin synthase gives MWSYIKDHLWEFLLGLNYLLALIAAVTILLKNINPTKTLSYLMALLVFPFIGLVVYFFFGQDYRKFKIFKKKNVLNQKNIKEWAQELVLNKKEAYDIGKEVLNGNTKIIKLIDSENRAPITINNKVKILINGEEKFKYLFEDLRNAQSSIHLEYYIIEDGELGDELMDILKQKADEGIEVRVNYDSVASELSNNTISGLKDHGIEIYPFMPVYFPKFASKANYRNHRKIAVIDGKVGYVGGINIADEYVNKEGRRYWRDTHLRIEGQAVGLLQFHFSLDWDFVCDNDIKVEESWFPEITIEDKTPIQIAASGPDTEWANIMEAMFTAINEADRYVYITTPYFIPNDEISLAMATASKSGVDVRLIIPKSCDSWAAKYATYSYLEKLLRAGVKIYLYEKGNIHAKTMIVDDVFTTIGTSNMDYRSFHINFEINALIYDEGVAKRMLEIFTDDLQHCDQVDPERWMDRGIFQKLKESFCRLWAPLL, from the coding sequence ATGTGGAGCTATATTAAAGATCACCTTTGGGAGTTTTTATTAGGATTAAACTACCTACTGGCGCTCATTGCGGCAGTAACTATTTTGTTAAAAAATATAAATCCTACAAAAACGCTCTCCTACCTTATGGCTTTGCTGGTATTTCCTTTTATAGGGTTGGTGGTTTATTTTTTCTTTGGTCAAGACTACCGGAAATTTAAAATTTTCAAGAAAAAAAATGTGCTCAACCAAAAAAACATAAAAGAATGGGCACAAGAATTGGTATTGAATAAAAAAGAGGCATACGACATTGGTAAGGAAGTTTTAAATGGCAATACCAAGATAATTAAGCTGATAGATAGTGAAAACCGTGCCCCGATAACCATTAATAACAAAGTTAAAATACTTATTAATGGGGAGGAAAAGTTTAAATATCTGTTCGAAGACCTTAGAAATGCTCAATCGTCCATCCATTTGGAATATTATATCATCGAAGATGGTGAATTGGGAGATGAGTTGATGGATATTTTAAAACAAAAGGCAGATGAAGGTATTGAAGTTCGGGTAAATTACGATTCGGTAGCCAGTGAATTATCCAATAATACGATATCTGGTCTAAAAGATCACGGGATTGAAATTTATCCATTTATGCCTGTCTATTTTCCAAAATTTGCAAGTAAAGCAAACTATAGAAATCATAGAAAAATCGCTGTTATTGATGGTAAGGTGGGATATGTGGGAGGAATCAATATAGCCGACGAATACGTTAACAAAGAAGGGCGGCGATACTGGAGGGATACGCACTTAAGGATAGAAGGTCAAGCTGTTGGTTTGTTGCAGTTTCACTTTTCTTTGGATTGGGATTTTGTATGCGATAACGATATAAAAGTAGAGGAGAGTTGGTTCCCAGAAATAACTATCGAAGATAAAACGCCCATCCAAATTGCAGCTAGTGGACCAGATACCGAATGGGCAAATATTATGGAAGCCATGTTTACGGCCATTAATGAGGCCGATAGGTATGTTTACATTACAACACCTTACTTTATACCCAACGACGAAATTTCCCTAGCCATGGCCACAGCTTCCAAAAGTGGAGTGGATGTGCGTTTGATAATACCTAAAAGTTGCGATTCTTGGGCCGCAAAATATGCCACCTATTCTTATTTGGAAAAGTTATTACGTGCAGGGGTTAAAATCTATTTGTACGAAAAAGGCAACATTCATGCAAAAACCATGATCGTAGACGATGTGTTTACTACCATTGGAACTTCCAATATGGATTACCGTAGTTTTCATATCAATTTTGAAATAAACGCCCTTATTTACGATGAAGGGGTAGCCAAACGGATGTTGGAGATTTTTACAGACGATCTTCAGCATTGCGATCAAGTGGATCCAGAAAGATGGATGGATCGTGGTATTTTTCAAAAATTAAAAGAGTCCTTTTGCAGGCTATGGGCACCTTTGTTGTAA
- a CDS encoding alpha/beta hydrolase — MASEVIHVYLMPGMAANSLIFDQIKLPEDTFKLHYLEWKIPCKNERIEAYAKRMVVDIEHENPVLIGVSFGGILVQEMAKFISVKKIIIISSVKCNKELPRRMIFARYTKAHKLLPTGIVHNIELLAKYAFGENISKRLHLYEKYLSVRNKYYIDWSIDNIVNWKQVEPTKDVIHIHGDKDAVFPSVYIKDCIKIKGGTHIMIINRFKWFNEHLPRLILEN; from the coding sequence ATGGCTTCCGAAGTAATACATGTTTATCTCATGCCGGGAATGGCGGCAAATTCCTTAATATTCGACCAGATAAAATTACCCGAAGATACATTTAAACTTCATTACCTGGAATGGAAAATACCATGTAAGAATGAACGCATAGAAGCCTATGCAAAAAGAATGGTCGTGGATATTGAACATGAGAATCCGGTTTTAATTGGGGTTTCTTTCGGGGGTATTTTAGTTCAGGAAATGGCAAAATTTATTTCAGTAAAAAAAATAATTATTATTTCCAGCGTTAAATGTAATAAGGAATTGCCAAGACGAATGATTTTTGCCAGATATACCAAGGCGCATAAATTGTTGCCTACGGGAATTGTTCACAACATCGAGCTTTTGGCAAAGTACGCTTTTGGCGAAAATATTTCTAAACGATTACATTTGTACGAGAAATATCTATCGGTTCGAAACAAATATTACATAGATTGGTCCATCGACAATATTGTTAATTGGAAACAAGTAGAGCCAACAAAGGATGTAATCCATATTCATGGAGATAAAGACGCCGTTTTTCCTTCGGTTTACATAAAAGATTGTATTAAAATTAAGGGAGGGACGCACATCATGATTATTAATAGGTTTAAGTGGTTCAATGAGCATTTACCTAGATTAATCTTAGAAAATTGA
- a CDS encoding type B 50S ribosomal protein L31, which translates to MKKGIHPENYRLVAFKDMSNDDVFITKSTAETKETLEVDGVEYPVIKLEISRSSHPYYTGKSKLVDTAGRIDKFKNKYAKFKK; encoded by the coding sequence ATGAAAAAAGGTATACATCCAGAAAATTATAGATTAGTAGCGTTTAAAGACATGTCTAATGATGATGTTTTTATCACTAAATCTACAGCAGAAACTAAAGAGACATTAGAGGTTGACGGTGTTGAATATCCTGTAATTAAACTGGAGATTTCTAGATCATCGCACCCTTACTATACAGGTAAGTCTAAACTTGTAGATACTGCTGGTCGTATCGATAAGTTCAAGAACAAATACGCAAAGTTCAAAAAATAA
- a CDS encoding GlmU family protein has protein sequence MNYILFDGPVRNALLPFTYTRPVADIRIGILTIREKWEKFLGYTTTTITEDYLADKHPMVEMEANVLINAAFLPNEELVELIKGLDKEQAVFHGEEVIAFYTTEAQEEVDLNSYEAIEYNGDCLQIQNTWDIFSKNGEAMEADFELLTSGRTSKPIPSSNNVIAPENIFLEEGVTIEFCTLNASMGPIYLGKDSLVMEGTVIRGGFALCENAIVKMGAKIYGATTVGPACKVGGEINNSVLFQNSNKGHEGFLGNSVLGEWCNIGADTNTSNLKNDYSPVRLWNYETENFAKTGLQFCGLMMGDHSKCGINTMFNTGTVVGVSANIYGSGYQKNFIPSFSWGGTAGFTTYQPKKAYQTAKAMMERRNCEFTAEEEGILDHIFENTKKWRKD, from the coding sequence ATGAACTATATCCTTTTCGACGGCCCCGTTCGTAACGCATTATTGCCTTTTACGTATACCCGTCCCGTTGCAGATATTCGTATTGGAATTCTTACCATTCGGGAGAAATGGGAAAAGTTTTTGGGATATACCACAACTACAATCACCGAGGATTATCTGGCTGATAAACATCCAATGGTGGAAATGGAGGCAAACGTCCTTATCAATGCCGCTTTTCTTCCAAATGAAGAATTGGTGGAGTTGATTAAAGGATTGGATAAGGAGCAGGCTGTGTTTCATGGCGAAGAAGTAATTGCTTTTTACACTACGGAAGCACAGGAAGAAGTAGATTTAAATAGTTATGAAGCTATTGAATACAATGGCGATTGTCTTCAAATTCAGAATACATGGGATATTTTTTCTAAAAATGGAGAAGCTATGGAAGCCGATTTCGAATTGCTGACGTCGGGAAGAACCAGCAAACCGATTCCTTCCAGTAATAACGTTATAGCTCCAGAAAACATATTTTTAGAGGAAGGGGTAACTATAGAGTTCTGTACTTTAAATGCTTCAATGGGACCGATATATTTGGGGAAAGATTCCTTGGTAATGGAAGGTACGGTTATTCGTGGAGGCTTTGCCTTGTGCGAAAATGCCATTGTAAAAATGGGTGCAAAAATTTATGGGGCAACTACCGTGGGGCCTGCCTGTAAAGTTGGTGGGGAAATTAATAATTCGGTATTGTTTCAAAATTCAAATAAAGGTCACGAGGGGTTTTTGGGCAATTCTGTGCTGGGAGAGTGGTGTAATATTGGCGCAGATACCAATACTTCCAACTTAAAGAACGATTATTCCCCAGTGCGCTTATGGAACTATGAAACCGAAAACTTCGCAAAAACCGGTTTGCAGTTTTGCGGACTTATGATGGGCGACCATAGCAAGTGCGGTATCAACACTATGTTTAATACGGGAACTGTAGTAGGGGTGAGCGCCAATATTTATGGTAGTGGATATCAAAAGAATTTTATACCGAGTTTTAGCTGGGGTGGAACTGCTGGTTTTACTACCTATCAACCAAAAAAGGCATACCAAACGGCAAAAGCGATGATGGAGCGTAGAAATTGCGAATTCACTGCTGAAGAAGAAGGAATTCTCGATCATATCTTTGAAAATACCAAAAAATGGCGTAAGGATTGA